The following are encoded in a window of Leptodactylus fuscus isolate aLepFus1 chromosome 9, aLepFus1.hap2, whole genome shotgun sequence genomic DNA:
- the LOC142217857 gene encoding putative ferric-chelate reductase 1, with protein MNTLFQQMDLLLKSITILLTILLFDCTNGYPDGLVEASCTTMEPRHGVNAQTSLSPYSLSLSNSTYIAGQQITVTLSGTPQFTGFLIQARSGSSTTPLGSFKVNGDAQILNCTTFASAASHTSSDSKSSVQVTWVAPANSNSDIRIMATVVKSQSVHWSGIASSKLIYNGSDTSGTNGGYQLSAPLVLVKPY; from the exons ATGAACACTCTATTTCAACAGATGGATCTCTTACTTAAAAGCATAACCATTCTGCTGACCATTCTTCTCTTTGACTGTACTAATGGCTATCCAGATGGACTAGTTGAGGCTTCCTGTACAACAATGGAACCTAGACATGGCGTCAATGCACAGACTTCTCTTTCCCCTTACAGCCTGAGTCTTTCTAACAGTACCTACATTGCAGGGCAACAAATCACAG TCACTCTCTCGGGTACTCCCCAGTTTACCGGATTCTTGATCCAGGCCCGCTCAGGCAGTTCTACCACCCCACTAGGCTCCTTTAAAGTCAATGGAGATGCACAAATCCTTAACTGTACTACTTTTGCA AGTGCAGCTAGTCACACATCTAGCGACTCTAAATCAAGTGTACAGGTGACATGGGTGGCTCCTGCAAACAGCAACTCTGACATAAGGATCAT GGCTACTGTTGTAAAATCTCAGTCAGTCCACTGGAGTGGCATTGCAAGCTCTAAACTCATTTACAACGGTAGTGACACCAGTGGTACAAACGGTGGATACCAACTTTCT GCCCCTCTTGTTCTTGTAAAGCCATACTGA